GCCAAGAAGCCTTCTCTGATCCCCTCTAACCTAGAAAGTACCTAAGCCATTTTTCCAGGGCCCCTGTGCTCATGTCTGCCATATTACACTGTTCTAATGGTCTGTTAACATATGTGTGTTTCTTCCCAGCTTCCTTGAGGACAAAGACcctgtagtattttatttatctttgagcCTGTAATGTCATGCAGAGTGCACAGTACACAGTAGCTCACTGTAcaatgtgaatgaatgaaaacagaaTCCAGTATTGGAGAGGCCCTCTGCTGCTTGACTCCTCACTAAGCATGTACTCAAGCATACGCATCATGCCAGCTGTGTCCCCAGGTATGTGCACCTTTGTGCATGCCTCCCGAGCACTCACAGATGTAGTAGTAGCTATGTCCCTCTTTGAACTCCTTGCCAAGGGTAAAAGGTGTGAAGCGCAGGAACTTCTCAGACAGCTTTTCTGGGCCATGCCTGGCACTGGGATGGTTGCACTGCCAGCGAACCTGGTCCTTGGATTGGGGCTGGCACAGATGGTACTGTTCAAACTCCACCAGGTACAGTGTATACTGCTCCATGGCAGTGGctgccacagagtcatcctcataATGGGGACAGATGATGTCTAGGTAGTCATTCAGCTGCACGTATACTGTGTAGTCCTCATTCCGGAACCTGGGCATGTGcagaagagaagaaagcaagCTGTCACTTAAAAGCCAGCCAGAGCCTTGAGTATCCAAATGTTTACATGGCCCCTCATGCTTTACACTGGACCCCCATGGAAATTTGTTTTGACAGTCTCAACTCCCAATATTTACTGATCTTGATCTCTTAAATATCTTTCCACCATCTCCAAACATCCCCTACCATCATTGTTTCCCATAATCCAATAAATAGCATTCACTTAGTATCTTTCAGATAACAAAACATTTCCCATAACCCCCCTGATATTTACCCAAGGGTGGGCTTCTAAATATTTCCTTAGCTCTCTCATCAGTCTCTTTAACCCATAAATATTTCCCCAAATCTTTTGTACCCGGTGTTCCTTTAAATGCTATTAGACCTCAGGCTGAGACCCTACTGGCCCATGCTATCAAAGGATCCAAGGAACTCTTTCTCTTTACCAGGCTAGCATTCAGCCACAAcacatttatatctttttttaaaaattgattttagagagagagcgagagaaagagacattgatttgctgttcatttatttatgcatttattggttgattcttcctttttttttttttaatattatttatttatttatttatttattttctgaagctggaaatggggagagacagtcagacagactcccgcatgcgcctgaccaggatccaccctggcacgcccaccaggggcgaagctctgcccaccagggggcgatgctctgcccctccggggcatggctctgctgcgaccagagccactctagcacctggggcagaggtcaaggagccatccccagtgcccgggccatctttgctccaatggagcctcgctgcgggaggggaagagagagacagagaggaaggagggggggtggagaagcaaatgggcacttctcctatgtgccctggccgggaatcgaacccgggtcccccgcacgccaggccgacgctctacctctgagccaacaggccagggcctcttcttttttttttaaagagagatgcctgacctatggtggtgcagtgggtaaagcatcaaagttgaggtcgctggtttgaggccctgggtttgcctggtcaaggcacatatgggacttgatgcttcctgttcctacctcccttttctgtcttctctctaaaatgaataaagtcttaaaaagaaattgaagagagagagggaagtagggaaagagatgagaagcatcaacttgtagtcttgtaattgtggcacttttagttgttcattgattgtttctcatacatgctttgactgtcAACCTTAGgtatcaagccagcgaccatgggaccaTGTCTGTGATTCCAAGCTCAAgcccggcgacctcagggttttgaacctgggacttcagcaacccagatcaatgctctatccattgcaccaccactggtcaggctcattggttgatttctgtatgtgccctgactggggattgaacccacaacatgCATATGAAATGACAgtctaattaactgagctatccagccagggccacatatatgtcttcatttcttattcattttttccctCCTGACCCACTAAAATCTTACATTTCTCAGTTTCATTTCCCCCCAAGCCTCCGGTATACCCAGGACCACAAATAATGCCTGAATCCTTTAAGTTAAATCATTCGCATTAATTATTCATTCCCCTCAAATCTATACTCAAAATGATGCTCAGGTCTCCTTGTCCACTTCTCTCAAAGGACCCCAAAACATCCCTGTCCCTTTATCTCCAAAAGTCACACATTCCGTTGTCAAGTGAGCACCACAAATGCTGAAGTTCTTAGATCTGaggctgcctctcccctcctcccaaggTGGagccagctcccctcccccagcccattCCCTCCAGGCTCCACAGGCTCCAGCCTGACTGcccaccagcccctcccccccagctccAGACACCTGGCTCCAGTCTGGGTGGGGTCCTAGTAGGGGGAAAAgtgcctccctacctccctctccAAGCTGGTCAGCTTCTCTGAATTCCCCCAAGCACTGCCAGTGAGACACTCAGCAAAGTTGGCTGCCAACTTGCTACAAACCAAAGCCCTGGGCAtgggtggtgggaggaggagcaggaattaGGCCAAGATGCCTTGGAGGTGGGCACCCACTGCCTAGTCAGCATGACCCCTAAGAGGCCTGGCCTTGAAGCAGCATGCCAGTTCTCAAGCTAGGCTTACAAGGGCCCCTCCGCCACCCTgggaaagagagtaagagagtaagagagtgagagagtgagaggagagagggagacagggaggggggagagaagcagagggaggcTTTTAAAATTCCTCTCTGGAGAGATAAACATAGAAGCCATTTCAAAACAGGTATTTCAGCTCTGGGCCTGGCATCCTTCCCCCATTCCAGTGACGGGCACTGACTCATTCTTCATCCACCTCTGCCACCCGCCCCAGCATTCATAAGTCTGTGAAAATTTACCTTGTCAAATGTGAATAGTCCCTGGGACCCCAGGACGGCAGTGTCCACTTGCCCTAGGTCCTCTCCTCCAGGCAAAGGGAGCTGGCAGGTCTGAATGGGCAGGGTATTTGCCCTTCTAGCATCGAGGACAGTGCCCAACTCACAGTGGCACCACCCTTCTTCccatgctgccccccccccaagatcCCAGGGCAGATGCCCACTGCCCTGAGTCACCCCTGCCAGCCTCACACCCGCCCAGCTTATTGCCACTTCATCTTTGCCCCCGAGCTGGGCTCAGCTTGGCTGCGTGTGTACTCCACTCTGGGCTGGCTTCTTTTTAGTCCTGGGTATGAACAGGGCATAAGCTCTGCTTGGTGGGGGCATTGTCACTCCTCCCTCCTGGGGTACAATCTGCTCCACTTCAGGCCCTTTTGACTCTTGCTCTCCATTTGAGAAAGGGGGGCAATGGCGTCAGGGAAGGCggggaagggggcaaggaagaGGCTccttcctgaaagagaggaaaccTGGGAGCTTGGGAACGGAAAAGGCCAGGGTCACCCCCTCCCTACTCACAgcttcctgtcccctcctcctccttcagccaACACCTGGCATGGGCATAAACAGGGACTTTGCTCTCTTCCACTAGGACAAGATTGGGTCAAGGAAGCAAAGAGCAGGCAgcaaggagtggggtgggggaggactgGCCAGGCTGCCCCTTTAAATCATGGGCAATAGGGCATTGCCCTCTGGAGCTGCCAGCTAGCTGTTCTCTCCCCACCACTGCCACAGACACAGAACCCTTTACCAGGCACTGTCGCCACAGGATTAGAGAAAGCTGGTACAATATATTTCTCAAGGGGACTGGGAGGCAGGCACCCTAGGGCTGGGGGAGGCTGAACTGAGTGCAGTTTTTCCTGACCCCAAGCTCCTCCAGCCCTCCTCTCCATTCTTTCCCCTAACCCCCTCTCAGGTTTTTCTGCAAATATTGTTCTCATAACTTCAGAAAACTCAAGGGCAAGAACAAAGGGTCCTATGGAGCTTCTTCCATCCAGTACCATTTGCCTCAGTCCTAAACCTGCCCAGGAGAAATTAACTCTTTCCTGCCCAGACCCCTTGtaaaccccccccacccccaatctctTTGGTTTTACTACTGGAACCTCAGGTGACTACCCTGACCTACTCACACACAGCATGTACCTTACACATGTCACCTCAAACATCCCTTGGGGAGGGGGGCTTTCCGTAGTCACCTTAAATACAGAGTGAACACTTAATGCCCACAGCCCAGGGCTCTCCTGAGAGGCCCTTCTAGGATTACAGTGAGCATTCTGCTTACTCCTGATGTCATATCAGGTGCCTGTCAGTATAGGCAGATGACCAAGTGACAGACAAGGAGAGACACACAGGCTTTCATGGGGGGAAGGATCTACAAGAGCCCTGGTGGCCAGGGAGGGTGGTCCATCCTAGAAGCAGGAACTGTTCAGCATGGGTTCCTCACTTCGGAGAAACAGAGgtgccagagggaaagaaaagacaagCAGAAATACTGCCTGTGTTCTtaccctggggtggggggcccaCTCCCAGTTATGGGGGAGAAGTGAAGGAAAGGACATCTGAGGAATCCCTCCCGCCTCTGGTCACTACCCCAAGACTCCAGCCAGGGGCTGGTCGGGACAGTTAAACTGGGGTAGAGGACAGTGCCAACAGGACGCTCAGGCTGTCGGCCGGAGACTAAGGGCTTACTTGGGGTTTGAACTGTTCCAGAAGACGGTGTGGCGGTCGGCAGCGGCCAGACTGTAGCAGAGACCCAAGAGAGGGGCCCAGAAGAACTCCATAGCGCGGGGCCTGGCCAGGCCGGGCGAGGACGAGGGGCTCGTCGAGCTCTGGGTTCCTGCGGGTTTTCTCTGCGGAACAGCCCGCACAGCACTCACAGGTCTGGCTTCTGCGCCTTAGGACTCCGCCTTTTGGGCCAGCGCCGCCCgacaccccgccccgccccccgccccgcccggcgTGCGGCTGCCCTGGGGCttgggggctggggaggtgggggaggagagcgCAGGGGAGGGAGCAGAGCTGAGCGCGCGACTCAGCCGGGGTAGATTCGCTGTGCGCTGCGTGTTAGCTCACTTGTGTTCTGCATGCCACTTTCTGGGCCTATGCGGGGTGGTGGGTTTGTGTCCCTCGGAGCAGTCGCGCGTGCGAGTGAGGGGAACCAACTACACTAGCAGCTCTGTGAACACGCGGTGGCGAGACCCAGCTTTTCGATCTTGCGGGGTGCAAGGTTGTTGATAGGTCTGGCACCTTTCCCGAGCCTCGCACTACCAGGCTGCGGCGTCGCGTTCCCACACTCTCCTCGccgccaccgcccccccccccccgtcccctccCCGGACTCTGCGCTCGGTTGCACCTCCCCACTCACGcggctgtttgtttttgttgggtTTGTCAATGTTGTCTTTGTTCAGTAGATTGTGTCATCGCCTAGATGCCGGGAATAAAGTACGACCCTGAGTGATCAAGTGTGTATTATGTGTGGCCGGGGTTAAGGGCGCGCCTCTGTGTCTGTGAGAGGGAGACACTCGGGATCGTGGGCCCGCGAGAGGGTTCACTCCTGTTTGTAGTGCGCCATAGGGTTCTAACGACCTGTGTGTGTTGTGTACGTGTGGACACACGTGTGTACCGTGCGAATGGACTTTGAGCTGTGAGAATCTGAGCCCGAAAGGTGACAAACCACACATGTGCATCTGGCATGTGCAGATGCGTGTGATGGCATGCAAGTGTGAAAGCATTTGTGAGTAGTATTACAGCTGCGTGTGGGGTGGGGAAACGTGTGCAATTTTGATGTGTGCATGCCAATGTTTGTGTGAAGAGGAAGGGAAATGTGCATAGGCGAGCAGGGTATGTGGGGTGGAGGCAGGAGTGTTTGCGTGGCGTCCCCGGTCAGTAGTCAAGACCCAAGACCCAGTTTGGCCCCCTCTTCCGCGCCCTGTAAACAAACCCGCTGGAATTCGCTTTCGGAGCCCCCTCCCCGCAGGGTCCATTGTCGGGTGGGTGTCTGCCTCCCAGGTCGAAGGGTGGAGCAGACGGGCAGGTGTTTGATTGGGCTCGAGTGTCTGGCGCGGGAGGGTCGAGTGCTGTGTGCCTGGGTGTCTGGTGGCTTCTGTGTGATCGCGTGTCTGTGCGCGCGCCCCCAGTTGGGTTGGAGTGTGTGCGCATCCCTGGCCAGCTCTCCACGCGGCTGCGCAGCGCGGGTAGCCGCAGACTCTGGCCCCGGCCGGCAAGGACCCAGCCCCTCTGGTTCTCAGGCTGTTTCATCCTCCTCTTTTACTGCCAGGCCTGGCGACAGCCTCTGTAATTACGCGGGGCCGGGACGCCACGGTTAGTCCGGCGCTGACCCCGTGGGGAGAAGCCTGGGGTGGAGGAGGGCCCAGGCTGGCCCCACCCCCGGGGCGCAAGTAACTGGAGGTCCAGCTCGACTTACTGACGGTAAATATTTACCCAACGCCTACTAGGGTCTGGGTCAGGCTTTGCGTGCCGCCCCCACCAGCCTCCACCCTCTGGCGTGCACCTGCCCCCGGCGACGTGCGCAGCTCAGCGTTTACCTGATGTGCAGCCTGTCCTTCCCGCTGGGGCCGAAGTCTACCCGCGGACCAGCTCCAGGGCGGTTCCTCACGCGCGTTTTACTCACCTGGGTGTCGGCCTCCCATGTACCCCCGGAGAGATTATCCCATCCCTGCGCCTGTGTCGCACAGAATCAAAGCTCCACGAGGACAGGGATATTTTTGTACTCTGCTGTATTGCCAACGCCTGGCACAGCACTTAGCACACGTAGTagctagtcaataaatatttgttgtgtgGGTGACATCACTGTTCAGTGAAGGTGCCTAACTTGGCGTACATACTGCTCTGAAAAGAAACCAGAGaagggtagggaggggagggggatggtAGCTCTAAAGAGAGGGTGGCCAAGGGTTGCCCCCTGGAGACGGTTTGGGGCACACCCCCGTTTCTCTGGTTGCTGGGACTGCAGAGCGGGAACTTGTAGGGTCCCTGGGCTGTGCCACTGGGGCCGGGCAGGTTCAGGCTCGCTCCGCCTAGCCCGGCTGGGCTACGTCCGTTCCCCGCCCTAGCTGCGTCTAGGGctggggcatgccgggtggagaAAAGGTGGGGGAAAATTCGAGGCATGAATGGGATACGGAGCCCTCCTTCCCCGGTTTAGCGCAGTCCCCAGTGTCTCACTTTAGGCTTTGATCTCATTACTTTTCGTGCATATATTTGTGCGTTTGGGGGTCGTTCTTCAGGCCTAGGCAGCCCTAGAGAGAGGGTGTTGTGATGAACAACGTAGGTAGGGGTGCGTCTAAGATAAAATTCCTGCCCTTGAGGAGGAGCCTTCAGGCCAGTAGGAGAAATAGGCAAATCACCATTTATACAAGCTTACCTTTAAATGTTAACAGCACGGACTCCAGACCCACAATCCGCACTCGCACTGCCCTGACACTTTGAGAGCCGCTACGACGCCTACTGGACGGAAAGGAGAGTTGCAGGTATTGTGCGACCCAGACAGTGACAACAGAAGAGAAGTAGGCTTAGGAACTCGACCTGAAGACCAACTCAGCCTCCAtcttgtcccctcccccacacctaatCTCTAGCCTGCCCAGGCGGGTCCGTCTTGGCTCTGGCTTTGGGCTACCTCTCACCGCAAACTTGTGCGCTTATAAAGGCTTTCAGCACCGCCACCCCCAGGCAAACATCTGTGCTTCGCTGCATGAGCTGTCTgaagtgtctgtctgtctgcctgtctgggaAATTCCCCTTATGAACCTATTTTTGTGAATTTCTGAAAGACGGATGAACCCTCTGAGTGCCTTGTGAGGAGTCCAACCTCTGGAGGGAGTGCGTCCACCTGTGGGGGCACTGCCCGCCTGTAAGCGCCATTGCCAGTCTGGAGCAGGCAGAGAGCTAATTGATTGCTACTTCTTTACTGAGCACCCTGTGGTTTGGAGTCACAGCATCCTGGGGCACCTGCCATCCTGGTCCAGCCCCTGAGAGCATCTCTAGAAtatgggatgggggtgggaggccTGAGCATGGAGCAGCCTCTGTTCCACTCCCTCAGtgtcattttgaaaaagaaagggaatgtCTCCCACTTTATTAGTAATGTGTGTATATTTCCTCACTTTACAAATAATGTGTGTAGAgttggaaaaaaggaaacaggagaataaaggggaggaggagacacCAGCTACTGTTAATATTTTCATATCTTCCCTGCCAGCCTTTTGTTTgtgagattggggggggggggcggatgcTTGCTTCTTCCTAGTGTGATAAATATCACACATTTCTATTGTGTACTTCCATTTTTCCCTTTaactttattatcttttttagctatttttaatgttttgatctttagagagagtggagagaaagagagagagagagagagagagagaggtgggagaagcaggaaacatcaactcgtagtagtttcttcttgtatgtgccttgacggggaaagcccagggattcgaactggcaaccacagcattccaggttgacgctttaccactgGCCCCACAGATCAGACCCCTTTAACATTATGATAGAAGACATTTTCCATGTTTCAAactctttataaataatatatatattttaaatttttatttattttttatttattcattttagagaggagagggagagacagagagagagaaaggggggaggaactggaagcatcaactcccatatgtgccttgaccaggcaagcccagggtttcgaaccggtgacctcagtgtttccaggtcgatgcttta
The DNA window shown above is from Saccopteryx bilineata isolate mSacBil1 chromosome 2, mSacBil1_pri_phased_curated, whole genome shotgun sequence and carries:
- the EFNA1 gene encoding ephrin-A1: MEFFWAPLLGLCYSLAAADRHTVFWNSSNPKFRNEDYTVYVQLNDYLDIICPHYEDDSVAATAMEQYTLYLVEFEQYHLCQPQSKDQVRWQCNHPSARHGPEKLSEKFLRFTPFTLGKEFKEGHSYYYISKPIHHQEDQCLRLKVTVNGKITHSPQAHANPQEKKLPADDPEVQVLHSIGHSAAPRLFPLAWAVLLLPFLLLQTP